From Brienomyrus brachyistius isolate T26 chromosome 21, BBRACH_0.4, whole genome shotgun sequence, the proteins below share one genomic window:
- the lamc2 gene encoding laminin subunit gamma-2, producing MQTFIIMWIRWIYYCGILFFILSPVQGTNRHEPLACNCNGKSISCIWDTDGPRCLNCQENTEGRQCERCKEGFYHQRAGDPCLPCNCNSAGSTSPRCDDTGVCSCKRGVRGDKCDRCDNGAPVTPIGCTQSCWTGSSSQSLSSRLECSSCFCHGHSDTCSPAEGYSVLTISSSFSSGTESWRAATAYGSAASSVRFQWSSRLRSLELFSDSSAPVYLLAPASYLGNQQLSYGQTLSFSLRLDWGVRHPSNSDVVLEGAGLRVAAPLGDLHRVIPCGQKTTYSFRLDERPESKWQPTLTSLQFQILLQNVTAIKIRGTFGRRSRSYLDDVQLVSARQGPGTPAGWVGKCSCPVGYEGQFCERCAMGYRKMDPAKSPFSPCTPCSCLGDCNADTGECLPGDDSSRFPPGVDCSVTPGSSDVRCDRCPPGTTGPRCNMCEDGFYGDPSGESGPRQPCQRCQCNGNIDPNAVGNCHRLTGQCLQCLNHTTGFFCESCQDGFHRSRASDHCKACNCSPLGSTSSECSNDGQCLCREAFEGLKCERPVCPSCFDRVKHKVGVYFPKLHELEGLLQKIESDVVPANTAQLLRHIQLAELLLADMQMTSNQLTDTENGLLGRLEELSQAQSRESSSLQSVSDTLGTVNQQERQYQRRVSDINLLLRDVRHQLLKAKTDIRNAELAVHDDNGGTTYISSLAEKAVNLAKKQQGEADNVDQTAKRALAEAEKAQGLIHPVLLGENKVAELVSDLQIGYKQNSTFVRGLKKEAADLSTSAERESRAAEGALKRVSQLDPLFDGVQGMDGVVSDLGTLKDNTKTSLLEYQDLKAGVEAEISSMSDLLAKGEAAQQIHNQLLSRANAAKANADASLMDITKNMEGLLNVHGKLEGFSKQLSTNRAEAERNMERLQDIAAAVQGAVSSNTQSLDILGRVQGDYREALGTFQNLRDAVTYAEELPPTLRASHDMLKDVATLADDMKQLEAEATNRMKELALEADRAKQREMEAREASAQAAGTSGFAKGVKDSVDRTLQYVDALLSTSSSPGSTDITGRKSYSDLELSIADTRKMVTHQLLPRLQKLEEMEASQMAKAMSINADIDNILLDIRNLQDIQRTIPVGCFNAQPIESP from the exons ATGCAGACATTTATCATCATGTGGATCAGATGGATATATTATTGCGGAATTCTATTTTTTATCCTGTCTCCGGTTCAAGGCACGAACAGACATGAAC CATTGGCCTGTAACTGCAACGGGAAGTCGATCAGTTGTATTTGGGACACTGATGGCCCGCGGTGCCTGAACTGCCAAGAAAACACAGAGGGTCGGCAGTGTGAAAGGTGCAAAGAGGGCTTTTATCACCAGAGAGCAGGAGATCCCTGTTTACCCTGCAACTGCAATTCTGCTG GTTCGACCAGCCCTCGATGTGACGATACCGGTGTTTGTAGCTGCAAGCGCGGCGTCCGGGGTGACAAATGTGACCGCTGTGACAATGGGGCCCCCGTTACTCCAATCGGCTGCACACAGAG CTGCTGGACTGGAAGCAGCAGTCAGTCACTGAGCAGCCGGCTGGAATGCTCGTCTTGCTTCTGCCATGGACACTCTGATACCTGCTCCCCAGCGGAGGGATACTCAGTTCTCACCATCTCTTCCAGCTTCAGCAGTG GGACTGAGAGCTGGCGAGCTGCAACAGCTTATGGTAGCGCAGCCTCCAGCGTTCGATTCCAGTGGTCCTCCAGGCTTCGGAGCCTTGAGCTCTTCTCCGACAGCAGTGCGCCAGTTTATCTTCTGGCTCCAG CCTCCTACCTGGGCAACCAGCAGTTGAGCTACGGTCAAACACTGTCCTTTTCGCTTCGGCTTGACTGGGGGGTTCGCCATCCCTCCAACAGCGACGTGGTGCTTGAGGGGGCAGGCCTGAGGGTGGCTGCCCCACTTGGAGACCTACATCGAGTCATTCCCTGTGGCCAGAAAACCACGTATAGCTTCAG ACTTGATGAGAGGCCAGAGAGCAAATGGCAGCCTACACTTACATCTCTGCAGTTCCAGATCCTCCTTCAGAATGTCACGGCCATCAAGATCCGAGGCACATTTGGCAGAAGAA GCCGTAGTTACCTTGATGATGTGCAGCTTGTATCAGCCAGGCAGGGGCCCGGCACTCCCGCTGGATGGGTTGGGAAGTGCAGTTGCCCTGTTGGGTACGAAGGGCAGTTCTGTGAGCGATGTGCCATGGGATACAGAAAAATGGACCCTGCTAAGAGTCCCTTTAGCCCATGCACACCTTGCAGTTGTCTTGGAGACTGTAACGCCGACACAG GAGAATGCCTGCCTGGAGATGACAGTTCCAGGTTTCCACCTGGGGTTGATTGCTCAGTGACACCAGGGTCCTCTGATGTGAGATGTGACCGATGTCCTCCGGGGACGACTG GCCCACGCTGCAACATGTGTGAAGATGGTTTCTATGGCGACCCCTCGGGGGAAAGCGGTCCCCGGCAACCTTGCCAACGGTGCCAGTGCAACGGGAACATAGATCCCAATGCCGTAGGCAACTGCCATCGCTTGACAGGACAGTGCCTCCAGTGCCTAAATCACACAACAGGCTTCTTTTGTGAGAGCTGCCAAGATGGCTTCCATCGCAGCCGCGCATCTGATCACTGCAAAG CTTGCAACTGCAGCCCTCTGGGCTCCACCTCAAGCGAGTGCAGCAACGACGGCCAGTGTCTGTGCAGAGAAGCTTTTGAGGGACTCAAGTGTGAGCGACCCGTGTGCCCCAGCTGCTTTGACCGTGTTAAGCATAAG gtgGGGGTATACTTCCCTAAACTGCATGAACTGGAGGGTTTACTCCAGAAGATCGAGAGTGATGTTGTTCCGGCAAATACCGCACAGCTGCTGAGGCACATCCAGCTTGCCGAGCTCCTATTGGCTGATATGCAGATGACCAGCAACCAGCTCACAG ACACTGAGAACGGTTTGCTAGGTCGCTTGGAGGAGCTAAGCCAGGCTCAGTCCCGTGAGAGCAGCAGCTTGCAATCTGTGAGTGACACACTAGGCACCGTGAACCAGCAGGAGCGGCAGTATCAGAGGCGTGTGTCCGATATCAACCTTCTGCTCCGAGACGTGAGGCATCAGCTGCTTAAGGCCAAGACAGACATCCGAAATGCT GAACTTGCTGTACATGATGATAATGGAGGCACTACCTATATTTCCAGCCTGGCTGAGAAAGCTGTCAACCTTgctaagaa GCAGCAAGGAGAAGCAGACAATGTAGACCAGACTGCAAAGAGAGCCCTTGCTGAGGCAGAGAAGGCCCAGGGTCTAATACACCCTGTCCTGCTGGGAGAAAACAAGGTCGCTGAGCTTGTCAGTGACCTTCAAATTGG ATATAAGCAGAACTCCACTTTTGTAAGGGGCCTGAAGAAGGAGGCCGCTGACCTGAGCACCTCAGCTGAGCGAGAGAGCAGAGCTGCGGAGGGGGCGCTGAAGCGAGTCTCCCAGCTGGATCCACTCTTTGACGGAGTCCAG GGGATGGATGGCGTGGTGTCAGATTTGGGAACCCTAAAGGATAACACGAAAACAAGCCTATTGGAGTACCAGGATCTAAAAGCAGGCGTTGAGGCAGAGATATCCAGCATGAGCGACCTCCTGGCCAAAGGAGAAGCAGCTCAACAG ATACATAATCAGCTTCTCTCAAGAGCAAATGCTGCAAAGGCTAATGCGGACGCCTCTCTCATGGACATCACCAAGAATATGGAAGGGCTGCTCAACGTCCATGGCAAGCTAGAAG GATTCAGCAAGCAGCTGAGCACCAACAGAGCGGAGGCGGAGAGGAACATGGAGAGGCTGCAGGACATCGCAGCTGCTGTGCAGGGGGCCGTCAGCAGCAACACCCAGTCTCTGGACATCCTGGGCAGGGTTCAGGGTGACTACAGGGAGGCCCTGGGAACCTTCCAGAACCTCAGGGATGCTGTTACCTACGCAGAG GAGCTCCCCCCCACACTAAGGGCCAGCCATGATATGCTAAAGGACGTGGCCACACTGGCAGATGACATGAAGCAGCTGGAAGCCGAGGCCACCAACAGAATGAAGGAACTGGCTTTGGAAGCAGACCGTGCGAAGCAGCGAGAAATGGAAGCCAGAGAG GCATCAGCACAAGCAGCTGGTACTTCTGGCTTTGCGAAGGGAGTGAAGGACTCTGTAGACAGAACCCTGCAGTATGTTGATGCTCTGCTCTCCACCAGCAGCTCACCAG GCTCGACCGACATCACAGGCAGGAAAAGCTACAGTGACCTGGAGTTATCAATAGCTGACACGCGCAAAATGGTGACCCACCAACTGCTACCACGGCTACAGAAGCTAGAAGAGATGGAGGCAAGTCAGATGGCCAAGGCCATGAGTATAAACGCAGATATCGACAACATCCTATTGGACATCAGGAACCTGCAGGACATCCAGAGGACCATTCCAGTGGGCTGCTTTAATGCTCAGCCCATTGAGAGCCCTTAA